From the Halorhabdus utahensis DSM 12940 genome, one window contains:
- a CDS encoding DUF211 domain-containing protein, translating to MSSIKRLVLDLLKPNEIENVEFARTLADLDGVEGANVSLLESDKDVQNLKITIEGESIENDTVASTIENLGGTIHSVDEVVCGDRMVEESSTHQD from the coding sequence ATGAGTTCGATCAAGCGACTTGTACTCGACCTTCTGAAGCCAAACGAGATCGAGAACGTGGAATTTGCCAGGACACTCGCCGACCTCGACGGGGTCGAGGGGGCGAACGTTTCCCTACTCGAGTCCGACAAGGACGTTCAGAACCTCAAGATCACGATCGAGGGCGAATCGATCGAAAACGATACCGTCGCCTCGACGATCGAAAATCTCGGCGGGACGATTCACTCCGTCGACGAGGTCGTCTGTGGCGATCGCATGGTCGAGGAAAGCTCGACCCATCAGGACTGA